In Cervus elaphus chromosome 5, mCerEla1.1, whole genome shotgun sequence, the following proteins share a genomic window:
- the SPRING1 gene encoding SREBP regulating gene protein isoform X10, which yields MVNLAAMVWRRLLRKRWVLALVFGLSLVYFLTSTFKQEERAVRDRNLLQVQDHDQPIPWKVQFNLGNSSRPSNQCRNSIQGKHLITDELGYVCERRDLLVNGCCNVNAPGTKQHCCDGCLPNGCCSAYEYCVSCCLQPSKQLLLERFLNRAAVAFQNLFMAVEDHFELCLAKCRTSSQVIDASCRAPEGAHRPSLEAPLMTQTPGDGCRR from the exons ATGGTGAACCTGGCGGCTATGGTGTGGCGCCGGCTTTTGCGGAAGAGGTGGGTGCTCGCCCTGGTCTTCGGGCTCTCGCTGGTCTACTTCCTCACCAGCACCTTCAAGCAG GAGGAGAGGGCAGTGAGAGATCGGAATCTCCTCCAGGTCCAAGACCACGATCAACCCATCCCGTGGAAAGTACAGTTTAATTTGGGCAATAGTAGTCGGCCTAGCAACCAGTGCCGGAACTCCATTCAGGGGAAACACCTCATCACAGACGAACTGG GTTACGTCTGTGAGAGGAGAGACCTGCTGGTGAATGGCTGCTGCAACGTCAACGCCCCTGGCACGAAGCAGCACTGCTGTGACGGCTGCCTGCCCAATGGCTGCTGTAGCGCCTACGAGTACTGTGTCTCCTGCTGCCTCCAGCCCAGCAAG CAACTCCTCCTGGAGCGCTTCCTCAACCGGGCAGCTGTGGCATTCCAGAACCTCTTCATGGCAGTCGAAGATCACTTTGAATTGTGTTTGGCTAAATGCAGGACCTCATCCCAG GTTATAGATGCCAGTTGCAGAGCCCCGGAAGGCGCACACAGGCCCAGCCTAG AAGCCCCTTTGATGACACAGACACCTGGAGATGGGTGCAGGAGATAA
- the SPRING1 gene encoding SREBP regulating gene protein isoform X15, which produces MVNLAAMVWRRLLRKRWVLALVFGLSLVYFLTSTFKQEERAVRDRNLLQVQDHDQPIPWKVQFNLGNSSRPSNQCRNSIQGKHLITDELGYVCERRDLLVNGCCNVNAPGTKQHCCDGCLPNGCCSAYEYCVSCCLQPSKQLLLERFLNRAAVAFQNLFMAVEDHFELCLAKCRTSSQVIDASCRAPEGAHRPSLG; this is translated from the exons ATGGTGAACCTGGCGGCTATGGTGTGGCGCCGGCTTTTGCGGAAGAGGTGGGTGCTCGCCCTGGTCTTCGGGCTCTCGCTGGTCTACTTCCTCACCAGCACCTTCAAGCAG GAGGAGAGGGCAGTGAGAGATCGGAATCTCCTCCAGGTCCAAGACCACGATCAACCCATCCCGTGGAAAGTACAGTTTAATTTGGGCAATAGTAGTCGGCCTAGCAACCAGTGCCGGAACTCCATTCAGGGGAAACACCTCATCACAGACGAACTGG GTTACGTCTGTGAGAGGAGAGACCTGCTGGTGAATGGCTGCTGCAACGTCAACGCCCCTGGCACGAAGCAGCACTGCTGTGACGGCTGCCTGCCCAATGGCTGCTGTAGCGCCTACGAGTACTGTGTCTCCTGCTGCCTCCAGCCCAGCAAG CAACTCCTCCTGGAGCGCTTCCTCAACCGGGCAGCTGTGGCATTCCAGAACCTCTTCATGGCAGTCGAAGATCACTTTGAATTGTGTTTGGCTAAATGCAGGACCTCATCCCAG GTTATAGATGCCAGTTGCAGAGCCCCGGAAGGCGCACACAGGCCCAGCCTAG GGTGA
- the SPRING1 gene encoding SREBP regulating gene protein isoform X12, whose protein sequence is MVNLAAMVWRRLLRKRWVLALVFGLSLVYFLTSTFKQEERAVRDRNLLQVQDHDQPIPWKVQFNLGNSSRPSNQCRNSIQGKHLITDELGYVCERRDLLVNGCCNVNAPGTKQHCCDGCLPNGCCSAYEYCVSCCLQPSKQLLLERFLNRAAVAFQNLFMAVEDHFELCLAKCRTSSQVIDASCRAPEGAHRPSLGAVLCIVGI, encoded by the exons ATGGTGAACCTGGCGGCTATGGTGTGGCGCCGGCTTTTGCGGAAGAGGTGGGTGCTCGCCCTGGTCTTCGGGCTCTCGCTGGTCTACTTCCTCACCAGCACCTTCAAGCAG GAGGAGAGGGCAGTGAGAGATCGGAATCTCCTCCAGGTCCAAGACCACGATCAACCCATCCCGTGGAAAGTACAGTTTAATTTGGGCAATAGTAGTCGGCCTAGCAACCAGTGCCGGAACTCCATTCAGGGGAAACACCTCATCACAGACGAACTGG GTTACGTCTGTGAGAGGAGAGACCTGCTGGTGAATGGCTGCTGCAACGTCAACGCCCCTGGCACGAAGCAGCACTGCTGTGACGGCTGCCTGCCCAATGGCTGCTGTAGCGCCTACGAGTACTGTGTCTCCTGCTGCCTCCAGCCCAGCAAG CAACTCCTCCTGGAGCGCTTCCTCAACCGGGCAGCTGTGGCATTCCAGAACCTCTTCATGGCAGTCGAAGATCACTTTGAATTGTGTTTGGCTAAATGCAGGACCTCATCCCAG GTTATAGATGCCAGTTGCAGAGCCCCGGAAGGCGCACACAGGCCCAGCCTAG
- the SPRING1 gene encoding SREBP regulating gene protein isoform X9, with translation MVNLAAMVWRRLLRKRWVLALVFGLSLVYFLTSTFKQEERAVRDRNLLQVQDHDQPIPWKVQFNLGNSSRPSNQCRNSIQGKHLITDELGYVCERRDLLVNGCCNVNAPGTKQHCCDGCLPNGCCSAYEYCVSCCLQPSKQLLLERFLNRAAVAFQNLFMAVEDHFELCLAKCRTSSQVIDASCRAPEGAHRPSLVQKGHLSMSAHKLLHHS, from the exons ATGGTGAACCTGGCGGCTATGGTGTGGCGCCGGCTTTTGCGGAAGAGGTGGGTGCTCGCCCTGGTCTTCGGGCTCTCGCTGGTCTACTTCCTCACCAGCACCTTCAAGCAG GAGGAGAGGGCAGTGAGAGATCGGAATCTCCTCCAGGTCCAAGACCACGATCAACCCATCCCGTGGAAAGTACAGTTTAATTTGGGCAATAGTAGTCGGCCTAGCAACCAGTGCCGGAACTCCATTCAGGGGAAACACCTCATCACAGACGAACTGG GTTACGTCTGTGAGAGGAGAGACCTGCTGGTGAATGGCTGCTGCAACGTCAACGCCCCTGGCACGAAGCAGCACTGCTGTGACGGCTGCCTGCCCAATGGCTGCTGTAGCGCCTACGAGTACTGTGTCTCCTGCTGCCTCCAGCCCAGCAAG CAACTCCTCCTGGAGCGCTTCCTCAACCGGGCAGCTGTGGCATTCCAGAACCTCTTCATGGCAGTCGAAGATCACTTTGAATTGTGTTTGGCTAAATGCAGGACCTCATCCCAG GTTATAGATGCCAGTTGCAGAGCCCCGGAAGGCGCACACAGGCCCAGCCTAG
- the SPRING1 gene encoding SREBP regulating gene protein isoform X13: protein MVNLAAMVWRRLLRKRWVLALVFGLSLVYFLTSTFKQEERAVRDRNLLQVQDHDQPIPWKVQFNLGNSSRPSNQCRNSIQGKHLITDELGYVCERRDLLVNGCCNVNAPGTKQHCCDGCLPNGCCSAYEYCVSCCLQPSKQLLLERFLNRAAVAFQNLFMAVEDHFELCLAKCRTSSQVIDASCRAPEGAHRPSLGGIRGRER, encoded by the exons ATGGTGAACCTGGCGGCTATGGTGTGGCGCCGGCTTTTGCGGAAGAGGTGGGTGCTCGCCCTGGTCTTCGGGCTCTCGCTGGTCTACTTCCTCACCAGCACCTTCAAGCAG GAGGAGAGGGCAGTGAGAGATCGGAATCTCCTCCAGGTCCAAGACCACGATCAACCCATCCCGTGGAAAGTACAGTTTAATTTGGGCAATAGTAGTCGGCCTAGCAACCAGTGCCGGAACTCCATTCAGGGGAAACACCTCATCACAGACGAACTGG GTTACGTCTGTGAGAGGAGAGACCTGCTGGTGAATGGCTGCTGCAACGTCAACGCCCCTGGCACGAAGCAGCACTGCTGTGACGGCTGCCTGCCCAATGGCTGCTGTAGCGCCTACGAGTACTGTGTCTCCTGCTGCCTCCAGCCCAGCAAG CAACTCCTCCTGGAGCGCTTCCTCAACCGGGCAGCTGTGGCATTCCAGAACCTCTTCATGGCAGTCGAAGATCACTTTGAATTGTGTTTGGCTAAATGCAGGACCTCATCCCAG GTTATAGATGCCAGTTGCAGAGCCCCGGAAGGCGCACACAGGCCCAGCCTAG
- the SPRING1 gene encoding SREBP regulating gene protein isoform X14, translating into MPPGPHACPAPRRDGEPGGYGVAPAFAEEEERAVRDRNLLQVQDHDQPIPWKVQFNLGNSSRPSNQCRNSIQGKHLITDELGYVCERRDLLVNGCCNVNAPGTKQHCCDGCLPNGCCSAYEYCVSCCLQPSKQLLLERFLNRAAVAFQNLFMAVEDHFELCLAKCRTSSQSVQHENTYRDPIAKYCYGESPPELFPA; encoded by the exons ATGCCGCCGGGGCCCCACGCCTGCCCCGCTCCGCGCCGGGATGGTGAACCTGGCGGCTATGGTGTGGCGCCGGCTTTTGCGGAAGAG GAGGAGAGGGCAGTGAGAGATCGGAATCTCCTCCAGGTCCAAGACCACGATCAACCCATCCCGTGGAAAGTACAGTTTAATTTGGGCAATAGTAGTCGGCCTAGCAACCAGTGCCGGAACTCCATTCAGGGGAAACACCTCATCACAGACGAACTGG GTTACGTCTGTGAGAGGAGAGACCTGCTGGTGAATGGCTGCTGCAACGTCAACGCCCCTGGCACGAAGCAGCACTGCTGTGACGGCTGCCTGCCCAATGGCTGCTGTAGCGCCTACGAGTACTGTGTCTCCTGCTGCCTCCAGCCCAGCAAG CAACTCCTCCTGGAGCGCTTCCTCAACCGGGCAGCTGTGGCATTCCAGAACCTCTTCATGGCAGTCGAAGATCACTTTGAATTGTGTTTGGCTAAATGCAGGACCTCATCCCAG AGCGTGCAGCACGAGAACACCTATAGGGATCCCATAGCAAAGTACTGCTACGGAGAGAGCCCTCCCGAGCTCTTCCCCGCGTGA
- the SPRING1 gene encoding SREBP regulating gene protein isoform X11: protein MVNLAAMVWRRLLRKRWVLALVFGLSLVYFLTSTFKQEERAVRDRNLLQVQDHDQPIPWKVQFNLGNSSRPSNQCRNSIQGKHLITDELGYVCERRDLLVNGCCNVNAPGTKQHCCDGCLPNGCCSAYEYCVSCCLQPSKQLLLERFLNRAAVAFQNLFMAVEDHFELCLAKCRTSSQSVQHENTYRDPIAKYCYGESPPELFPA from the exons ATGGTGAACCTGGCGGCTATGGTGTGGCGCCGGCTTTTGCGGAAGAGGTGGGTGCTCGCCCTGGTCTTCGGGCTCTCGCTGGTCTACTTCCTCACCAGCACCTTCAAGCAG GAGGAGAGGGCAGTGAGAGATCGGAATCTCCTCCAGGTCCAAGACCACGATCAACCCATCCCGTGGAAAGTACAGTTTAATTTGGGCAATAGTAGTCGGCCTAGCAACCAGTGCCGGAACTCCATTCAGGGGAAACACCTCATCACAGACGAACTGG GTTACGTCTGTGAGAGGAGAGACCTGCTGGTGAATGGCTGCTGCAACGTCAACGCCCCTGGCACGAAGCAGCACTGCTGTGACGGCTGCCTGCCCAATGGCTGCTGTAGCGCCTACGAGTACTGTGTCTCCTGCTGCCTCCAGCCCAGCAAG CAACTCCTCCTGGAGCGCTTCCTCAACCGGGCAGCTGTGGCATTCCAGAACCTCTTCATGGCAGTCGAAGATCACTTTGAATTGTGTTTGGCTAAATGCAGGACCTCATCCCAG AGCGTGCAGCACGAGAACACCTATAGGGATCCCATAGCAAAGTACTGCTACGGAGAGAGCCCTCCCGAGCTCTTCCCCGCGTGA